The Streptomyces sp. V3I7 genome segment GCGCTCCTCCAGCACCCCGGGCGAGACGCTCTTGCCGCCGGAGGTCACCAGGATCTCCTTCTTGCGGCCGGTGATGGTGAGATAGCCGTCCTGGTCCAGTGAGCCCAGGTCGCCGGTGGCCAGCCAGCCGTCGTGCAGGGTCTCGTCGGTCGCCTTCGGGTTGTTGAGGTAGCCCTGGAAGACGTTCCCGCCGTGCAGCCAGATCTCGCCGTCGTCGGCTATGTGTACGGTGACGCCCGGTATCGCCTGGCCGACGGTGCCGTAACGGGTGTGGTAGGGCGGGTTGGCGGTCGCGGCCGCCGTCGACTCCGTGAGGCCGTACCCCTCGTAGATGTGCACGCCCGCGCCCGCGAAGAACAGGCCCAGCTTGCGGTCCATGGCCGAGCCGCCGGACATGGCGTTGCGGATGCGGCCACCCATCGCGGCGCGCACCTTCGTGTAGACCAGCTTGTCGAAGAGCTGGTGCTGCATGCGCAGTCCGGCCGACGGGCCCGGCCCGGTGCCCCATGCCTTCGCCTCCACCGCGTCGGCGTACCGGACCGCGACGTCGATGGCCTTCTCGAACGGCCCCGACTTGCCGTCGCGTTCCGCCTTGCGGCGGGCCGCGTTGAACACCTTCTCGAAGATGTACGGCACCGCGAGGATGAACGTCGGCTTGAACGCGGCGAGATCGGGCAGCAGCGCGGCGGCGTTGAGCTGCGGCTGATGCCCGAGGCGGACCTTGCCGCGGAACGTGGCGACCTCCACCATCCGCCCGAAGACGTGGGCCAGCGGAAGGAAGAGAAGCGTCGAGGCCTCGTCGCCCTTCTTGGAGTGGAACACCGGCTCCCAGCGCTTGATGACCGTGTCCGCCTCGAACATGAAGTTGCCGTGCGAGAGGACGCAGCCCTTGGGGCGGCCGGTGGTGCCCGAGGTGTAGATGATCGTGGCGATCGAGTCGGGGGTGATCGCCCGCCGGTGCCGGTGCACCACCTCGTCGTCGAGGTGCGCGCCCGCGTCGTACAGCTCCTGGACGCAGCCCGCGTCCAGCTGCCAGAGCTGGCGCAGGTGCGGGAGCCGGTCGATGACGGTGGCGATCGTCATCGCGTGGTCCTCGTGCTCCACGATCGCCGCCGACACCTCGGCGTCGTACAGCATCCAGAAGCACTGCTCGGCGGAGGAGGTGGGGTAGATCGGCACCACCTGCGCGCCGATGGTCCACAGCGCGAAGTCGAAGAGGGTCCACTCGTAGCGGGTGCGGGACATGATGGCGACCCGCTCGCCGAACCGGATGCCACGCGCGAGCAGGCCCTTGGCGAGGGCCAGGACCTCGTCCCGGAACTCGGCGGCGGTCACATCACGCCACTCGCCCTCGTCGTCCTTGCGGCCGAACGCGACGTGCAGCGGATCCTCCTGGGCGTGCTGGAAGACGACGTCGGCCAGACCGCCCACCGGCGGCGCCGATGCCAACGGAGGGTTGGTGAACTCGTGCAATCCCCGCTCCCCGGTTTTTCGGTCCGCTGTGACGCTCCGCACAGCGCCGTGAAAGCTACCCCACGCGCACACCCCACGGGAGGGGGGTAAAACCGGTCACCGTGTGCGCCCACGCCGGTAACTGCCCGGAAAGTGCCTGTACAGGGGGGAAGGGCTGGACAGAACTCCGGCGGTAGCTCATGTTCCGGCTGAGCAATCTCCACTGAATCTGTACGCCGCGATCACCGTGCCCCACCCCTTGCGGCACCGATGCCCGGTCATGCGCCCCGCGCTCTGAGGCTCCCGAGTATGTCAGCGCCGTTCGACCGCCTGGTGTTACCGCGCCTCGCCGTCACGCGCCGTCGTACGTCAGCCAACGCGCCGCTGCAGCCGCTCCCCGCCCGCCAGGATCGCCGCCGCCAGCGCGTCCGCCGCGGCCGCGGCCGAGGGCCGGCGCCGGCCGTGCACCAGGACGAAGTCGACCTTGCCCAGCTCCGGCAGTCCCGCCCTCCCGGGCACCCGGACCAGCCCCGGCGGGATCAGCCCGCGCGAGTGCGCCATCACCCCGAGCCCGGCGCGGGCGGCCGCGATGAGCCCGTTGAGACTGCCGCTCGTGCAGGCGATCCGCCACGGGCGGCCCTGCCGCTCCAGCGCCTCCAGGGCCAGCGCCCGGGTGATGCCCGGCGGCGGGTAGACGATCAGCGGCACCGGCCGGTCGGCGTCCAGCCGGAGCCGCTCCGCGCCGATCCACACCAGGTCGTCGTGCCAGACCAGCTCACCGCGCGGGTCCTCCGGGCGCCGCTTGGCCAGCACCAGGTCCAGCTTCCCGGCGGCCAGCCGCTCGTACAGCGTGCCCGACAGCTCCACCGTCAGTTCGAGGTCGACCTCCGGGTGGTCGTAGCGGAAGGCCTCCAGGATCTCCGGCAGCCGGGTCAGCACGAAGTCCTCCGACGCGCCGAAGCGCAGCCGGCCGCGCACCCGGGTCCCGGTGAAGAACGCCGACGCCTGCTCGTGCACCTCCAGGATCCGGCGCGCGAACCCGAGCATCGCCTCGCCGTCCTCGGTCAGCTCCACCGAGTGCGTGTCGCGCAGGAAGAGCTGTCGGCCCGTGGTGCCCTCCAGACGCCGTACGTGCTGGCTGACCGTCGACTGACGCAGCCCGAGCCGCCTGGCCGCCTGCGTGAAGCTGAGCGTCTGGGCGACCGCCAGGAACGTCCGCAGGTGAGAGGGGTCGTACATGACGCCAGGCTACGCCGGTCATCGCGGGACATGATGACAGTCAGAGCGGTATGACCGATTCCCGATCACGAAGCGAGGGAGGACCATGGAGAGGGGCGCTCCGGCCCCGGAACGGCCGGGCACGACGTCCCGGAACGACCTGTCGCACAGCAAGTGGAGCACCGTGAAACGCCTGCACTGGCCGAGTTGGATGCCCGTCGACCCGTACATCCTGCTTCTGCTCGGGACGGTGGGCCTCGCCGCACTCCTCCCCGCGCGCGGGACGGCCGCCGACGTGGCCTCCGGGGCCGCCACGGCCGCGATCGCCTTCCTCTTCTTCCT includes the following:
- a CDS encoding long-chain fatty acid--CoA ligase gives rise to the protein MHEFTNPPLASAPPVGGLADVVFQHAQEDPLHVAFGRKDDEGEWRDVTAAEFRDEVLALAKGLLARGIRFGERVAIMSRTRYEWTLFDFALWTIGAQVVPIYPTSSAEQCFWMLYDAEVSAAIVEHEDHAMTIATVIDRLPHLRQLWQLDAGCVQELYDAGAHLDDEVVHRHRRAITPDSIATIIYTSGTTGRPKGCVLSHGNFMFEADTVIKRWEPVFHSKKGDEASTLLFLPLAHVFGRMVEVATFRGKVRLGHQPQLNAAALLPDLAAFKPTFILAVPYIFEKVFNAARRKAERDGKSGPFEKAIDVAVRYADAVEAKAWGTGPGPSAGLRMQHQLFDKLVYTKVRAAMGGRIRNAMSGGSAMDRKLGLFFAGAGVHIYEGYGLTESTAAATANPPYHTRYGTVGQAIPGVTVHIADDGEIWLHGGNVFQGYLNNPKATDETLHDGWLATGDLGSLDQDGYLTITGRKKEILVTSGGKSVSPGVLEERVRDHPLINQCIVVGNDRPYIAALITLDHEAVDHWLTMRGKPKLTPTQLVRDPDLETEVRRAVVAANTLVSQAESIRTFRILAESFTEEHGLLTPSLKLKRKAIEKAYENEVNALYRA
- a CDS encoding LysR substrate-binding domain-containing protein, with amino-acid sequence MYDPSHLRTFLAVAQTLSFTQAARRLGLRQSTVSQHVRRLEGTTGRQLFLRDTHSVELTEDGEAMLGFARRILEVHEQASAFFTGTRVRGRLRFGASEDFVLTRLPEILEAFRYDHPEVDLELTVELSGTLYERLAAGKLDLVLAKRRPEDPRGELVWHDDLVWIGAERLRLDADRPVPLIVYPPPGITRALALEALERQGRPWRIACTSGSLNGLIAAARAGLGVMAHSRGLIPPGLVRVPGRAGLPELGKVDFVLVHGRRRPSAAAAADALAAAILAGGERLQRRVG